TTCTTTCCCTATTATTAGAAAACCTCCTATAATGGATCTAGGAGAAAAACTTAAACCTTTTATTCCATCACAAATATTCTTAAAACGATCAAGTTCTTCTTCTTTTGCGACTAAAACGATCTCTCCTTCTTCCTTAGCAATCCTTTCGCAAGAAATTCTTATCCAACTATTGAGTTTTCCTTCTTTAAACATTGAAGTAAGTTTTTCTATTAAATCATTTTGCAACATCTCAAATAGCTGTTTCCTCAAAAAAAGGATTCCTTTTCTTTCATTTATTTTTTTTCTGAAAAAGAATTTCTCTTTACCCTTTTCAAACAGGGATTTTCCTTTTTTTTCTGCTTCTTCTTTTACCTTCTTTTCTTCTTCTCTTGCCTGAGTTAGGATTCTTTCTCTTACCTTTTCTGCTCTTTGAAGAATAATTTCCGCTTCTTTTCTTGCATTACTTATTATTTTTTCTTTCAACTCGTTTATATTTTCCTTCATATTTTAATCATTAAAACCTTCTTAAAAAGCTCAAGGGCTTTCCCTCTTTCCTTCCACCCGCTCCTTCCTGGAATTTCCACAACAAGAGGTAACTGACCTTTGGTCTTTTGTTTTGTAATTTTGTCTCTGATAAGCTCGGCTTCATTTTCTGTAATTAGAATAATTCCAAGGTCATCTTCTTTGAGAGCCTTCTCAAACTCCTTCTCAACAGATTCCTTATCTTCAACGGAGACTGTGGAAACTCCCAAAAGAGCAAAGCCAATACAAGCGAATTCATCACCAATAACCTTTATCTTCATACTTTTATTAAGATTAAAACAGCGACAATTAATCCCCAGATGGAAAGTCCCTCAGCAAGTCCCGCAAAAACGATTGCAGCTCCCATAATTTCAGGCTTCTCAGCAAGGGCAGCCATAGCACTAGAACCAATCTTTGAAAGAGCAATTCCGGCGCCAAGCACAGAAACGGATATTGAGAGCCCAGCAGCAAGAAAAGCCCATCCCGCATAACTCCTACTTACTGGCTGAGCAGAAACACCCTCTTGTCCAAAAAGAGAAACGGGCGTTAGAACCAAACCAAAACCAGTCAATCCTAAAATTAGAGCAAGAGTTAAAAAAACAACATTAAACTTTTTCAATCCTTCCATTATTTCTTCAAATTTATCCATAAATTACCTCCTATTTTATTTTTATGGGTTTATAAATTTCTTTCCCTCTTTCAAAAAAGCGAGAATAAAATTCATAGTATTCAAGCCTTAAACTTTGAATAAAAACAATCATCCCTTCAAGACCTACAACGAGAAAATTCCCAAAAATCAATGTTGTAGCGCTTCCTCTCCCAATCATTTTTTCAAATATACTCGAAATTTCAAGAAGAGACATTGTCAAGATAATATGTCCAATATTAAAAGCTGCAACTCGGATAAAAGAAAGAGTATTAGAAATCATTGCAAGGAGAAGATGGATAAATTCTCCTAAAGAGAGTAATAATTTATTCGAGCTGATTCCTTCTTTAAAAGCGTCTTTTAAAGGAATACCAAGAGCAACAACTAAAGCACTCATCCCAATAATTGCTCCTTCCGATATAATAAATTTACTACTGATTCTCCTTATTAATGAAAAGGTGAAAGCAAGGGAAGAAAGATAAAAAATAAAACCTGGTAACCCATAACCCGATAGAAATAACTCTTCTTTATTCCCTTCCATAATAAATTCTACCAAGCGAAGAATAAAACCAAAACTTACAATTACAACTCCAAGATATACAGCGAAAAGCATTGCTTTTTCAGGTTCTCTGAAAGGAGAAAACCATAGAGGCTGAAAAGGATGAGTTCCAAAAAACTCTCCAAAAATTACTCCAAAAATTGCAGAAGAAATTCCCAATAACACAGGGAGAATGGCGAATTTTCTCATAACCCTAATGAAAAATAAGGCAATACCTATTGAAATTAAAATAAGCCCATGTCCAAAGTCTCCAAACATAATTCCAAAAAATAGCAAAAAAGAAATTGTTGTAAAAATGGTAGGATCTATTCCTCTATAGGAAGGAATCCCATAAGTATTAACAAGGAGTTCGAAAGGACGAAAAAGAAAAGGATTATTAAGTTTTGTGGGAGTTATTTTTGCCTCTTCGTTTTTCCTTTTTATTGTTTCTTCTTTCAAAATATAAATATTAAGATTTTTCGCCTTTTGTTTAACTTCAAAGACCACCTTAGTTGGTAAATAAGCACTTATGAAAAATATCTTATCGGATCTTGCGGTCTTGCTTAACCAAACCAACTCTAAGAGTGAAATATCTATTTCTCTATTCAATCTCAAGATATTTTCTTCTATGTTTCTACCCATTCTTTTAATAGAAGCCTGAAGAGTGGCTCTCTCTTCCTTTATTTCCCAAAATTTACTCTCAATTTTATCTTTCAATCCCAGAATAGAACCTTCCAATTTAGAAAAAACCTTAAGTTCTTCGAAATGTACACTTTCTAAAACTTTCCCTAAAGATTCCTCCTCAAAAGAGGAGAAAAAGATAATAATTGGGGTTATCCCCTTTTGGAATTTCCTTTTAAAAACAAGAACGTCTCTTCCCTTCAAAATCTCGTAAAGATTTTTTTCTTCTGACGAGGGAATAGTTCCGCCAATCATTTTAATAAATTTACCTTCCCGGATTTCTTCAATAGGGGTATCTATCTCTGGAAGTAAAGCTAAAAGTTCTGAAACAAGATTCAACTCTGTTTCCTCCTCTTTTAATGTTGTAAGCCTACTTCTTTTCTCTCCTAATTTTCCTTCAAATTCATTAAGAAATTTCTCTGCTTCTTCCCTAACCTTATTTATGTCCACAGCTTTTAATGGAATTTCCTTTAGACTTTTAATTCCAAAATACTCAATAATTTCCTTTATCCTTTTACTGGATTCCTCCAACTTCCTATAGATTTCTTTATATTGGGTTTCCTTTAGCCAGCGATGAGAAAACTCTACAAGATGGAATTTCCCTTCTTTTCCAATAAAATCAAGAGCTGCTTGTAGATCTTCTTCAACTACCCCAAGCAAAAAATGCGTCATTTCTTCAGGAACCCACATAGAGTTTCCTCCACATTTCTATTATTTCTTGGGGCTTTAATTGTAGTAATTTAGCCCTATAAATAGAAAGAATTTCATTTATTTTTTCATTAAGAAGAAAGAAAAAAGCAAGGATTGCTCTCATCGTAAACATTCTAAATTTAAAATCCTTATAGCAAATTTTACTAATCTCTCTCCTAAAACTCCCTTCAGATAGACCTTTTTCTTCTTTTATATTTTCATAAACTTCTCCAATAGGGATTAAAAGCTTTTTTATTTCAAAATCGCTCAAAGCATAAAAATTCTTTAGCCGGAAAAGATAAACTCTATTCTTTAAGTTTATAAAACTTAGAAGAAACTCTCTAACTTGTGACCTTTCCTTTGAAGATAAATTTCTTGTCTCTTTTAAAAGGGAATAATAGTAATAGCGATCAAGGGGAAGTTCAAGCTCAATTTTATCCTTTTTCTCTTCATACCTTGAATACCCACTATTCCAAGGAATCTTCCAAAATCTATTTTGCATATAGGTATTCAATTCTTCTATACTTAAATTCTTATCCCTTAGTTCTCGAGTGAAGAATCCTTTCCCTCCACGAATTATGTTCTTAATATCTTCTAACTCATAACCTCTAAGATAAGCCTCAAAAAAAAGAACCGATGGCTCAGACATTTGTTTTCTTACTTTTTCTCCAAGGGAAAAAGGGATCCTCCTTAAATGAGATTCAATATCAGAGTCTATAAGAGGGAATCTTTTTAAAAATCTCATCTCAATAACATGATTTTTAAACTCTGAAACATCCTTAGAATAGAGAAGCTCTTCTGTTTCAGCAGAAGTAGGTAGAAATGAATATATTGCTCTTAATTTAGGATATATTGAATAGCTCATTTATTTTCTTTTTGATTTTCACATTTTAATGAGTTTTATATAGGCAGGAAAGATTTCATCAACTCATCAAGTAATTCTTCTTTTACTTCTTCATAAATTTTTAACCCGGTTTTTCTTATATTTATTTCTTTTTCCTCATTCTCTTTTTCCTCTTCTTTCAAAAAAGAGGAAAGTCTTACCTTATAGGTGGCAATTATAGATTCTGCCTCCCTCTTTGCTTCCAAAATAATCTCCTCAGCTTTTTTTTCAGCTTCTTTTCTTATTTGGTCTGCTTTATTTTCAGCCTCTTCAACGATTTTTTTTGCCTCTTTTTCAATCTCAAGAATTTCTTTAATCTCTTTTTCCATTTCCTTTTTGTTTTCTTATAAATTTTCTGAGTTCAAAAATGATAAAATAAATAATTAGAAAAAATATAACAGTTCTTACAAAAACAAAGAACCATAAAACGCCAACTTCAAGTTTATCCATAATTTAAAATAAAGAATATACCCAAAAAGTCAAGACTCACAAAAATTGTAAACCTTAAATCCAAACTAGGTGGTATACTCTTTGGAGAGGTTTTCAGGACAAAAAGAATAAACCTAAAAGGAGTTATGAAAAAAGTATCTTGCAAAAAGATATGAGCTTTACAGAATTACGAGGTTATAAAAATATACACACCATTTGATCTTCCAAAACATACTAAAAAGAGTCTACACCCGAGAGGGATCGAATTTTCAATGTGGGAGCTTAAGAGAATTTGACAAATATGGCATAGAAGGTTTATAATCGCCCGAGAGCTCCTCATAAAGTCCATAAGATGCTTTTACTCAAATAGATATAGATACCAAGCATCTGAACGACATTCCATTTTGCTATCTTTTTATGAAAGCCCTCTGATTACTAAAACATCAGTAACTCATTCCTACATATTTTTGCTAAGTTTTTATGTGAGTTAGGGAGGAAATATTTAAGGAAGATAACCACCAGGGCAATGGACGTAAAATTTGAATTTAGAAACTGTTCATGCTTATGAAGAGACCTTATGAATTATATCTCAAAGTTTAAACATGCTAGCTTTGGAACGCTTAACAAACATTGTAAAACTTGACATTAAAGGATCCCCTCTTAAATTAAAAGCAAATGGGAAGGAACCAATTTTTTGAAATAAAGGAAAACTGGGAATTTAGAATGATTGGCAACCAAGAATGGTTTCCTGCAAAGGTTCCCGGATGTGTTCATAAAGATCTTCTTACAAACAAATTAATTCCAGAGCCTTTTTATAGAGACAACGAAACAAAACTTTATTGGATTGATAAGGTTCCTTTCGAATACAAGACAACCTTTAATATTACTAAAGATTTTCTTAAATACGAAAATATTGAATTACATTTTAAAGGGCTAGATACTTATGCTAAAGTATACCTAAATGGAAAGCTAATATTAGTCACTAATAATATGTTCAGGGAATGGAAAGTGGAAATAAAAAAACTTCTAAAAGAAGGTGATAATCTACTCCTAATTTATTTTGATCCTCCATTTTTGAAAGGACTCTTAGAAATGGAAAAATCGGAAGATAAAATTCCTTACTATATTTCACCTCTTTATGAATTTCCAAAAGAACCTTTAGTAAGTCCATTTACCAGAAAAGCTTCCTATCAATATGGTTGGGATTGGGCTCCAAAATTAACAACAAGTGGAATATGGAGAAAAGTTTTTATTCACGGATGGGATAAGGCGCGGATAAACTACCTCCATATTCTTCAGAAAAAATTAAATAAAGAAAAAGCTTCTCTCTCAGCCTTATTTGAAGTAGAAACGAAAACTAACCAAGAAGCTGTCTTAAAATTGTCTTATAAAATAAGAAAAGAAGAACATAAGGTCCCTCCAGTAAGAGTAACATTAAGAAAGGGAATAAACCAAATCCCTATAAATTTCGAAATCATAAAACCAAAATTGTGGTGGCCAAATGGCTTTGGAGCTCAACCAATCTATGAGTTTACTGGGAAGATTATTATTGATAATAAAGAAATTGACTCTATTAAAGTTAAAACAGGGTTAAGAGTAGCAAAGCTTATTCGAAATAAAGACAAAAAAGGAGAGTCGTTTTATTTTGAAATTAATGGAATTCCAATATTTGCGAAAGGAGCCAATTACATTCCCTGCAGTATTTTCCCGCAAGAAGCTTTAGAAAAAAATTACAGAGAAATTCTAAGCTCTGCCAAAGAAGCTAATATGAATATGCTCAGAGTTTGGGGTGGCGGAATTTATGAAGAAGATCTATTCTACGATTTGTGTGACAAATATGGAATTATGATTTGGCAAGATTTTATGTTTGCTTGCCATTTATATCCTGGAGATAAAAATTTTTTTAAAAACGTAGAAAGGGAAATAATAGATAATATAAAACGTCTTAAAAATCATCCTTGCATTGTAATTTGGTGTGGAAATAACGAAATTGAAATAGTAAAAAATAGAATCCAAAAAGAAATTAAAGAAAACTATCCTGAATTAATTCCTAAAATCCAAAAAGCTTATGAAGACCTTTTTTATAAATTGCTTCCAAAATTATGTAAGAAATATGATAACTCACGCCCATATTGGCCATCCTCTCCCTGCGGGGGATTTAGAAAAATGGAAAATTCTAATTCTGGAGATGTTCATTACTGGGGAGTTTGGCATAAGAATCATCCTTTAGAGAAATTTCAAGAAAAAAAAGGAAGATTTTTCTCAGAATGGGGGTTTCAGGCTTATCCTCCACTTAAGACAATTGAAGAATTTACAAACCAAGAAGATTTACAAATTTTTTCTTATGTAATGAAATTACACCAAAAAAGTCCTCTTGGCAATGAGAAAATAGATTCTTATTTAAAAATTTATTATAGACCTCCCAAAAATTTTGAACATTATATATACGTTTCAGAACTCCTTCAAGCTGAGGCTGGTAAGCTTGCAATTGAAACTCATCGGAAATGGAAACCCTATACAATGGGAACCCTTTACTGGCAATTAAATGATTGCTGGCCTGCTATTTCCTGGTCAAGTCTCGACTACAAGAATAGATGGAAAGCGTTCCACTATTATGCCAAAAAAGCTTATACTCCAATTCTACCTATCGTTTCTATCTATAAGGGTTTTCTTGAGGTGAAAGTTGTTTCTGATCTCTTAAAACCATTTTTAGGAAAATTGGAGATGAAGATTATAGATTTTAAAGGGAAAGAAAAATGGAAAGACTTAAAAGAGATAAAAATAGAACCAAACAGTTGCAAAAGCTTCTTTAAAGAAAAAGAAACAAAACTCCTTAAAGGCATTAATAAAAAATCTTCTGTTTTTGTGGTTAGCTTAACTTGTAAAGATAAAGTTTTCACTACTAACTTATTTTATTTTCTCCCTCCTAAAGATTTAATTTTGCCAAAACCTAAAATTACAAAAAAGATTCGTTCTACAAAAAAAGGTTATGAAATCGAGCTTTTCTCTGAAAATCTTGTTAAAAATGTTTACTTAAGTTTTGAAGGAGAGGGTTTCTTTTCAGATAATTTCTTTGATTTACTTCCAAAGGAGAAAAAAATTGTATCTTTTGTAGGCAAGGAGAAAGATTTTATAAAAAAATTGAAAATAATTTCTCTTTTTGACATATATAAGGAGGAAAAAGATGCAAAAAATAATTTCTATTACCACAGATAAAAGAGAAGGGCTATATGACATCACTCAAGCTGTAGAGAAATTTGTTAAAGAATCTAAGGTAAAAACAGGATTTGTAAATGTTTATGCTCAAGGTGCAACTGCCGCTATAATGATTCAAGAAAACTGGGACGAAAGCGTTCAAGAAGACGTGATAGATTTACTCCAAAGACTCATCCCAAGGGGAATTTGGAGACACGATATTCAAGATGGAAATGCAGACGCACACTTAAAAGCCGGAATCATTGGACCTAGTGAAACAATACCAATTATTAATGGTAAATTGGGTCTTTCAACTTGGCAAAACATCTTCTTTTGCGAATTTGATGGTCCAAGAGAAAAGAGGAACATTCTATTAACAATATCAAAGGCGTAAAATTACGCCTATTTTTTGTAAAGTTCATAGTAATAAAAAATCTTACAAAAATGTTCCAGAGTGGTTACATTTATATATGCATCTATAATATTACTACCTCTCACAAATGTTCCATGATTTTTCACAATACAGGTTTTGTGTTCTCTAAGAGCACTTGAGACAGCAGAAGCTAATCTTGGAGTTCCGCTTTCTCCTTCAACAATGGGAATTACTCCGATTATTTTCTCTCCCTCCATAGTTTTGGGGACAATTTCAGATTTTTCTGCAATAATTGAGAGCAAAACTGCAAATGGAGAATGAACATGAATTATTGCGCAAGCAGGTGTTTCTTTATAAATACTTCTATGAACAATGAGCTCACAAGATGCTTTAAAATCAAACTGAGAAGGACCTTCAAGAGGAACCTCAATTATATCTTCTTCCTTCAACTCATCCAACATTGTTCCTGTTCCTGTAATAAGAATCTTTTCTCCAACTCTTTCACTCATATTCCCAAAATTAGCATATATCAAATTATCCTGAGCTAATTTTTTCCCTATTCTAATAAAGTCTTGCACCAACTTTTCTTTTTAACTAAAAAGGAAGCTCTTCCTCATCAGGAGGGAGAACTTCTTCCTCTGAGGTAGCTTCTTCTATTTTTTCTTCCTCAGCCTCTGCTTCTCCCTCTAGATATGGGGTTCCTGTCTTAAGCAAAACTTGAACCCTAAATGCTCTTACACTAACTTCGGTTCTCTTAAACCCTTCCACTTCTCTTGTATAACTGGACAGTCTTCCTTCTATTAAAACAGGGACTCCTTTCTTAATTACCTCGCTTAGCCTTTCTGCTTGATCTCCCCAAAGAGTTATCCCTACAAAAGTTGTTTCCTCTTGCCACTCCCCATCTTTACTTCTAAAATTCCTATTAGATGCAATCCTAAACCGTAGATATGCCACTCCTTTCTCCGTATAACTTAAAACAGGATCCGAAGTTGTTCTTCCAGATATTATAACATAATTTACATTTGGAATTCTATATTCAGACATAAATTACCTCTTTTGGGTTAATAAAATATATCTTAAAATGTTGCTATTTTTCCTCATATACTCTTTAAAATCATTAACCTTATCGGGTTTAGCCTCGAAATTTATTACTGTATAAAACCCTTTATCATATCCATCAATTTCGTAAGCAAGTTTCCTAATACCCCACTCATCAATCTTTTCAATTTTCCCTTTCTCTCCCTCAAGCTGATTTTTGACCTCCTCTATAATTTGCTTAACCTCGTTTTCCTTATCTGGATTAATAATAAAGGTGCACTCATATCTTCTCATTAAAAATAAACCTCCTTTTAATCAATTTTTGTTTATTCTAGCCATTGCTATTTCAATATCTTCTTCTGCCCAAAGAAATACAGCTTCTTTTGCTCTTTCTAATATTCTACTCATCTCTTTTTCTTCAGCTTCGCTAAACTTAGATAGAACCCAAGTCGCATTATCAATAGATTCTGGTGGACTTCCAACGCCAATTCTCAATCTTGGAATATTCTCACTACCAAGATGGTAAATCACCGAATAAAGACCTTTGTGACCTCCATCACTTCCCTTTCTTCTTAACCTTAACTTCCCAAAAGGTAAGTTTATATCATCCAATATAATAAGGATGTCTTCTAAAGAAAGAGAAAAGTGTTGAAAGACCTCTAAAGCAACAAATCCACTTTCGTTTACAAAAGTTGTAGGGTAAATTAACAAAAGATTTCCTTTTTTCGAGTAATAATAATGTCCCTTACCCGGTTTGAGATTTAAATTTTCCTCTCTGCATATAAACTCTATCACCCTAACTCCAAGATTGTGCCTAGTTCCTTTGTATTCTAAGGAATAATTCCCAAGACCTATCGCTGCACGATAATTTATTTTTCACTCTCCTCTTTTTGCTCCTCTTTAGCCTTCTCAGAAGAAGCCGCCTTTGATATAACCTCGGGTTCCGCTACTTCCTCAACCAACGGAGTTTCTGGTGCAGTAGGAGCTACTTCCACGATCTTTCTTGGAGATAAAACATTCACGATAGTTGCATAAGGATCTTCCTCCACCTTTACCATTTCTGGAACTTTAAGATCTTTAACATGAAGAGATTGCCCTATCCCAAGAGAAGAAATATCTACAGTAATCTTCTCTGGAATATTCCGTGGTAAGCACTTTACCGTCAAATATCTGTGCTCAATATTTAAAATCCCGCCTTCCTCTACACCTTTAGCCTTTCCTACAAATTCAAGCATAACATGGACGCTCACTTCTTCTTCCTCATGTATGTGTTGAAAATCCACATGGAGTAATTTCTCATTCAGCGGATTTCGGGTTACCTCCCGAATTATAACCTGCAAGTCTTCATTTTCACAACGTAAATTCAAAAGCGTAGCTTCAGAATGAAGGCTATGAATGAGTTCCTTTAAATCTTCCTCTTTTACCTTAATAAGCCTACTTTTCTCCCCATGCCCATAAATAACTCCAGGAACCCATCCCTCTTTTCTTATTTTTTTTACTTGATTTTTACCAATTTCTTTTCTTTCTTTTACTTCTAACTTCTTTGCTCTTATCAAGTTTGCCTCCTATTTTTTTCTATACAAAAAGTGATGATACAGATTGATTTTTATGAATTCTTATTATAGCCTCGCTTAAAAGCTCAGCTACAGAAACAACCTCTATCTTTTCACTTCTTTTATCATTTAGAGGTATTGTATCTGTAACAACAAGTTTGTCAAGAGCTGAAGAGTTAATTTTACGGATTGCCTCTCCTGAAAGCACAGGATGAGTTATGTACCCATAAATAGAT
This candidate division WOR-3 bacterium DNA region includes the following protein-coding sequences:
- a CDS encoding V-type ATP synthase subunit F, encoding MKIKVIGDEFACIGFALLGVSTVSVEDKESVEKEFEKALKEDDLGIILITENEAELIRDKITKQKTKGQLPLVVEIPGRSGWKERGKALELFKKVLMIKI
- a CDS encoding ATP synthase subunit C, with product MDKFEEIMEGLKKFNVVFLTLALILGLTGFGLVLTPVSLFGQEGVSAQPVSRSYAGWAFLAAGLSISVSVLGAGIALSKIGSSAMAALAEKPEIMGAAIVFAGLAEGLSIWGLIVAVLILIKV
- a CDS encoding V-type ATPase 116kDa subunit family protein, whose translation is MWVPEEMTHFLLGVVEEDLQAALDFIGKEGKFHLVEFSHRWLKETQYKEIYRKLEESSKRIKEIIEYFGIKSLKEIPLKAVDINKVREEAEKFLNEFEGKLGEKRSRLTTLKEEETELNLVSELLALLPEIDTPIEEIREGKFIKMIGGTIPSSEEKNLYEILKGRDVLVFKRKFQKGITPIIIFFSSFEEESLGKVLESVHFEELKVFSKLEGSILGLKDKIESKFWEIKEERATLQASIKRMGRNIEENILRLNREIDISLLELVWLSKTARSDKIFFISAYLPTKVVFEVKQKAKNLNIYILKEETIKRKNEEAKITPTKLNNPFLFRPFELLVNTYGIPSYRGIDPTIFTTISFLLFFGIMFGDFGHGLILISIGIALFFIRVMRKFAILPVLLGISSAIFGVIFGEFFGTHPFQPLWFSPFREPEKAMLFAVYLGVVIVSFGFILRLVEFIMEGNKEELFLSGYGLPGFIFYLSSLAFTFSLIRRISSKFIISEGAIIGMSALVVALGIPLKDAFKEGISSNKLLLSLGEFIHLLLAMISNTLSFIRVAAFNIGHIILTMSLLEISSIFEKMIGRGSATTLIFGNFLVVGLEGMIVFIQSLRLEYYEFYSRFFERGKEIYKPIKIK
- a CDS encoding V-type ATPase subunit, translated to MSYSIYPKLRAIYSFLPTSAETEELLYSKDVSEFKNHVIEMRFLKRFPLIDSDIESHLRRIPFSLGEKVRKQMSEPSVLFFEAYLRGYELEDIKNIIRGGKGFFTRELRDKNLSIEELNTYMQNRFWKIPWNSGYSRYEEKKDKIELELPLDRYYYYSLLKETRNLSSKERSQVREFLLSFINLKNRVYLFRLKNFYALSDFEIKKLLIPIGEVYENIKEEKGLSEGSFRREISKICYKDFKFRMFTMRAILAFFFLLNEKINEILSIYRAKLLQLKPQEIIEMWRKLYVGS
- a CDS encoding glycoside hydrolase family 2 protein yields the protein MGRNQFFEIKENWEFRMIGNQEWFPAKVPGCVHKDLLTNKLIPEPFYRDNETKLYWIDKVPFEYKTTFNITKDFLKYENIELHFKGLDTYAKVYLNGKLILVTNNMFREWKVEIKKLLKEGDNLLLIYFDPPFLKGLLEMEKSEDKIPYYISPLYEFPKEPLVSPFTRKASYQYGWDWAPKLTTSGIWRKVFIHGWDKARINYLHILQKKLNKEKASLSALFEVETKTNQEAVLKLSYKIRKEEHKVPPVRVTLRKGINQIPINFEIIKPKLWWPNGFGAQPIYEFTGKIIIDNKEIDSIKVKTGLRVAKLIRNKDKKGESFYFEINGIPIFAKGANYIPCSIFPQEALEKNYREILSSAKEANMNMLRVWGGGIYEEDLFYDLCDKYGIMIWQDFMFACHLYPGDKNFFKNVEREIIDNIKRLKNHPCIVIWCGNNEIEIVKNRIQKEIKENYPELIPKIQKAYEDLFYKLLPKLCKKYDNSRPYWPSSPCGGFRKMENSNSGDVHYWGVWHKNHPLEKFQEKKGRFFSEWGFQAYPPLKTIEEFTNQEDLQIFSYVMKLHQKSPLGNEKIDSYLKIYYRPPKNFEHYIYVSELLQAEAGKLAIETHRKWKPYTMGTLYWQLNDCWPAISWSSLDYKNRWKAFHYYAKKAYTPILPIVSIYKGFLEVKVVSDLLKPFLGKLEMKIIDFKGKEKWKDLKEIKIEPNSCKSFFKEKETKLLKGINKKSSVFVVSLTCKDKVFTTNLFYFLPPKDLILPKPKITKKIRSTKKGYEIELFSENLVKNVYLSFEGEGFFSDNFFDLLPKEKKIVSFVGKEKDFIKKLKIISLFDIYKEEKDAKNNFYYHR
- a CDS encoding secondary thiamine-phosphate synthase enzyme YjbQ, giving the protein MQKIISITTDKREGLYDITQAVEKFVKESKVKTGFVNVYAQGATAAIMIQENWDESVQEDVIDLLQRLIPRGIWRHDIQDGNADAHLKAGIIGPSETIPIINGKLGLSTWQNIFFCEFDGPREKRNILLTISKA
- a CDS encoding aldolase: MQDFIRIGKKLAQDNLIYANFGNMSERVGEKILITGTGTMLDELKEEDIIEVPLEGPSQFDFKASCELIVHRSIYKETPACAIIHVHSPFAVLLSIIAEKSEIVPKTMEGEKIIGVIPIVEGESGTPRLASAVSSALREHKTCIVKNHGTFVRGSNIIDAYINVTTLEHFCKIFYYYELYKK
- the ssb gene encoding single-stranded DNA-binding protein is translated as MSEYRIPNVNYVIISGRTTSDPVLSYTEKGVAYLRFRIASNRNFRSKDGEWQEETTFVGITLWGDQAERLSEVIKKGVPVLIEGRLSSYTREVEGFKRTEVSVRAFRVQVLLKTGTPYLEGEAEAEEEKIEEATSEEEVLPPDEEELPF
- the rpsF gene encoding 30S ribosomal protein S6, which codes for MRRYECTFIINPDKENEVKQIIEEVKNQLEGEKGKIEKIDEWGIRKLAYEIDGYDKGFYTVINFEAKPDKVNDFKEYMRKNSNILRYILLTQKR
- the pth gene encoding aminoacyl-tRNA hydrolase, which translates into the protein MNYRAAIGLGNYSLEYKGTRHNLGVRVIEFICREENLNLKPGKGHYYYSKKGNLLLIYPTTFVNESGFVALEVFQHFSLSLEDILIILDDINLPFGKLRLRRKGSDGGHKGLYSVIYHLGSENIPRLRIGVGSPPESIDNATWVLSKFSEAEEKEMSRILERAKEAVFLWAEEDIEIAMARINKN
- a CDS encoding 50S ribosomal protein L25; amino-acid sequence: MIRAKKLEVKERKEIGKNQVKKIRKEGWVPGVIYGHGEKSRLIKVKEEDLKELIHSLHSEATLLNLRCENEDLQVIIREVTRNPLNEKLLHVDFQHIHEEEEVSVHVMLEFVGKAKGVEEGGILNIEHRYLTVKCLPRNIPEKITVDISSLGIGQSLHVKDLKVPEMVKVEEDPYATIVNVLSPRKIVEVAPTAPETPLVEEVAEPEVISKAASSEKAKEEQKEESEK